The proteins below are encoded in one region of Campylobacter helveticus:
- a CDS encoding methionine ABC transporter ATP-binding protein, translated as MIKIQNLQKYYGKELVINDVSLEIKKGEICAIVGHSGAGKSTLLRCINGLETYQKGSLKVFDLEIKDLLENEPEKLKNLRKDVGMIFQNFALMNRKNVFENIAMPLRTHYTQCKMMASLFRKDYMSENDIKKRVNELLNIVGLSHKKNSYPKELSGGQKQRVAIARALALNPKILLSDEATSALDPNTTKNILELILKINKEFGISVVLVTHEMEVVKDIAQKAILLEHGQIIGSGKIDELFLKPNAKMREFLGESDFLPENGLNIKLYFPKEVAQNSVITHMARTLNIDFNIVWGKIEKLNGVALGNLVINIDEKDREEVLAYIEKSGVLWEVFNG; from the coding sequence TTGATAAAAATACAAAATTTGCAAAAATATTATGGTAAAGAGCTGGTTATCAACGATGTTTCTTTGGAGATTAAAAAAGGTGAAATTTGTGCCATAGTGGGACATAGTGGAGCTGGTAAATCTACACTCTTAAGGTGCATTAATGGGCTTGAGACCTACCAAAAAGGTAGTCTTAAGGTTTTTGATTTAGAGATTAAAGACCTCCTTGAAAATGAGCCTGAAAAGCTTAAAAATTTAAGAAAAGATGTGGGAATGATTTTTCAAAATTTCGCCCTAATGAACCGCAAAAATGTTTTTGAAAATATTGCTATGCCATTAAGAACGCACTATACCCAGTGTAAAATGATGGCGAGTTTGTTTAGAAAAGATTACATGAGTGAAAATGATATTAAAAAGAGAGTTAATGAGCTTTTGAACATTGTGGGTTTAAGTCATAAAAAAAATTCTTATCCTAAAGAATTAAGTGGAGGACAAAAGCAAAGAGTTGCTATTGCAAGAGCCTTAGCGCTTAATCCTAAAATTTTATTAAGCGATGAAGCCACATCAGCACTTGACCCTAACACGACTAAAAATATTTTAGAGCTTATCCTTAAAATCAATAAAGAATTTGGCATTAGCGTTGTTTTAGTAACACACGAAATGGAAGTTGTCAAGGATATAGCGCAAAAAGCTATTTTGCTCGAACACGGACAAATTATTGGTAGCGGAAAAATTGATGAGTTATTTTTAAAGCCTAATGCTAAGATGAGAGAATTTTTGGGAGAAAGCGATTTTTTACCAGAAAATGGACTAAATATCAAGCTTTATTTTCCTAAGGAAGTCGCTCAAAATAGCGTTATAACGCATATGGCAAGGACATTAAATATCGATTTTAACATCGTGTGGGGTAAAATTGAAAAACTCAACGGCGTGGCTTTAGGAAATTTGGTTATTAATATTGATGAAAAAGATAGGGAAGAAGTTTTAGCTTATATAGAAAAAAGTGGTGTTTTATGGGAGGTGTTTAATGGGTGA
- a CDS encoding methionine ABC transporter permease has product MGEFLTRLTGFFTESSWQGMKETLVASVTNFSQNYDLILKQALNETIYMSLMSVFVGFLLAIIPGILLAIWGRDGIRENSFAYAILDFITNILRAFPFLILIIVLLPLSKIVVGTSIGTDAVITPLSIGIAPYLAKMIESAFKEVDKGVIEAAKSYGSSDIQIIFKVIFVEALPNIIGGLTLTLIFTIGFSALAGTIGGGGLGDVAIRYGYERFDSVMMIQTVVILLILVQMVQILGNFFYAWTKDCKEIYIIVGLILIDLAKIIFDFYHQENVVLEVSLGIILSLILVFKIKKQRNLNN; this is encoded by the coding sequence ATGGGTGAATTTTTGACTAGATTGACTGGGTTTTTTACTGAAAGTTCTTGGCAGGGTATGAAGGAAACGCTTGTGGCTTCTGTTACAAATTTTTCTCAAAATTATGATTTGATTTTGAAACAAGCCTTAAATGAAACCATCTATATGAGTTTAATGAGCGTTTTTGTGGGCTTTTTGTTGGCTATTATTCCAGGGATTTTACTTGCGATTTGGGGTCGTGATGGCATTAGAGAGAATTCCTTTGCTTACGCTATTTTGGATTTTATTACAAATATTTTAAGGGCTTTCCCCTTTCTTATTCTTATCATCGTGCTTTTGCCGCTTTCTAAAATCGTTGTTGGCACAAGCATAGGAACAGATGCTGTTATCACCCCTCTTTCCATAGGTATAGCACCTTACTTGGCTAAAATGATTGAAAGTGCTTTTAAAGAAGTTGATAAAGGTGTCATAGAGGCAGCAAAATCCTATGGTTCTAGTGATATACAAATCATTTTTAAGGTCATTTTCGTAGAAGCCCTGCCAAATATCATTGGTGGCTTAACCCTAACTTTAATTTTTACCATAGGTTTTTCGGCTCTTGCTGGGACAATTGGCGGTGGAGGACTTGGCGATGTAGCGATTCGCTATGGTTATGAGCGTTTTGATAGCGTGATGATGATACAAACTGTTGTTATTTTGCTAATTTTAGTGCAAATGGTGCAAATTTTAGGTAATTTCTTTTATGCTTGGACTAAGGATTGCAAAGAAATTTACATTATCGTGGGGCTTATTTTGATTGATTTGGCTAAGATAATATTTGATTTCTATCATCAAGAGAATGTAGTACTCGAAGTCTCATTGGGAATTATTTTAAGCTTAATTTTAGTTTTTAAAATAAAAAAGCAGAGAAATTTAAATAATTAA
- a CDS encoding MetQ/NlpA family ABC transporter substrate-binding protein, translating to MKIKTLLLASLLGFTLNLNAAEKIVVAATPVPHAEILNQAKGELEKEGYTLVVKEFTDYVLPNLATDNGEVDANFFQHTPYLEEFNKNKGTKLVKVANIHIEPMAVYSKKYKSFDELKDGAKIAVPNDPTNESRALDIIAKTGLVSFNDKALKTPVDIKNNPKNFKFVELKAAQLPRALSDVDVAVINSNYALGASLNPVKDSIFIEDKDSPYVNILVVKEGKDQEPKIKALVKALQSEKIKKFITEKYNGAVVPAF from the coding sequence ATGAAAATCAAAACGCTACTTTTAGCAAGCCTTTTAGGCTTTACTCTTAATTTAAATGCCGCAGAAAAAATTGTTGTCGCAGCGACTCCTGTTCCACACGCTGAAATTCTAAACCAAGCGAAAGGGGAATTAGAAAAAGAGGGCTATACTCTTGTTGTAAAAGAGTTTACCGACTATGTTTTGCCAAATCTTGCTACAGACAATGGTGAAGTTGATGCAAATTTCTTCCAGCATACACCTTATTTGGAAGAATTTAACAAAAATAAAGGAACTAAACTTGTTAAAGTTGCCAACATTCACATTGAACCTATGGCTGTTTATTCTAAAAAATATAAAAGTTTCGACGAATTAAAAGATGGTGCTAAAATAGCCGTTCCAAACGACCCAACGAATGAAAGCAGAGCTTTGGATATTATCGCTAAAACGGGACTTGTAAGTTTTAATGATAAAGCTTTAAAAACACCGGTTGACATTAAAAACAACCCTAAAAATTTCAAATTTGTAGAACTTAAAGCCGCACAACTTCCTCGTGCTTTAAGTGATGTGGATGTCGCTGTTATCAATTCCAATTATGCGCTTGGAGCTAGTTTAAATCCCGTTAAAGATTCCATTTTTATCGAGGATAAAGATAGTCCTTATGTCAATATCTTAGTCGTTAAAGAAGGAAAAGACCAAGAGCCTAAAATTAAAGCTCTTGTAAAAGCACTTCAAAGCGAAAAGATAAAGAAATTTATCACAGAAAAATATAATGGTGCTGTCGTTCCAGCTTTTTAA
- a CDS encoding valine--tRNA ligase: MYDKSLEKKYYELCEKRGYFEVDSNKAIQKEGKNFCIMMPPPNVTGVLHIGHALTFTLQDIITRYKRMEGYKTLYQPGLDHAGIATQNVVEKQLLAQGITKEELGREKFIEKVWEWKEQSGGKILEQMRTLGITPAWSRLRFTMDEGLANAVKKAFVKLYNEKLIVRGNYMVNWCTHDGALSDIEVEYKENKGKLYHIKYFLKDSEDFLVVATTRPETFFGDTAVMVHPDDERYIKFIGKEVLLPLSNKAVKIIADAHVDKEFGTGVVKVTPAHDMNDYEVGLRHNLEFISVFDEKGILNEHCLEFQGLERLEAREKIVQKLENLGFIEKIEEHHNQVGYCYRCNNIVEPYISKQWFVKKEIAQKSIEKVALNKTQFYPSHWVNSFNAWMRDLRDWCISRQLWWGHQIPVYYCECGNEWASENTPQVCPKCNGVNFHQDKDVLDTWFSSGLWAMSTLGWGNENWSEGTLYQKEDLKNFYPNSLLITGFDILFFWVARMMFLSTDALENLPFKHIYLHALVKDEQGRKMSKSLGNVIDPNESIKEYSADILRFTLALLAVQGRDIKLSNDKLLQVRNFTNKIYNATNYLLLNERKFEDLENITLQNELAKFIHAKFQECLKQVRENLENYRFNDAANYLYRFFWDDFCDWGIELSKAQKNSVKELGSIFKEALKALHPFMPFISEYAYHRLSGTEIETTPSIMISAYPNLGPKDENIERTFSLLIESIISIRRAKSLIELGNAKIEKAYIKLNNTTMQDEIEKHKNFITLLAKCENIEFITQKLDNAICDVSENLEINIKLDNIDLSAIISRLENQKLKLEKEFSKINAMLSNEKFLSKAPKDIILQNQNALNNLKEQFEKVQMELKNLRG, translated from the coding sequence AGCCGGGGTTAGACCACGCAGGTATCGCTACGCAAAATGTCGTAGAAAAGCAACTTTTAGCACAAGGCATTACAAAAGAAGAGCTTGGGCGCGAAAAATTTATCGAAAAAGTGTGGGAGTGGAAAGAACAAAGCGGAGGCAAAATTTTAGAACAAATGCGGACTTTAGGCATAACTCCTGCTTGGAGTCGTTTGCGTTTTACTATGGACGAGGGCTTAGCAAATGCCGTAAAAAAAGCTTTTGTGAAACTTTACAACGAAAAGCTCATCGTGCGGGGAAATTATATGGTAAATTGGTGTACCCACGATGGTGCTTTAAGTGATATAGAGGTTGAATATAAAGAAAATAAAGGCAAACTTTATCATATAAAATATTTTTTAAAAGATAGCGAGGATTTTTTAGTCGTCGCTACTACGCGTCCTGAGACTTTTTTTGGTGATACTGCCGTAATGGTGCATCCTGATGATGAACGATATATTAAATTCATAGGCAAAGAAGTGCTTTTGCCACTTTCTAATAAAGCAGTGAAAATTATAGCCGATGCTCATGTGGATAAAGAATTTGGCACAGGCGTAGTTAAGGTAACCCCAGCTCACGATATGAACGACTACGAAGTAGGCTTAAGACATAATTTAGAATTTATAAGTGTTTTTGATGAAAAAGGAATTTTAAATGAGCATTGCTTAGAATTTCAGGGCTTAGAAAGACTTGAGGCTAGAGAAAAAATAGTCCAAAAACTCGAAAATTTAGGTTTTATCGAAAAGATAGAAGAGCATCATAATCAAGTGGGTTATTGCTATCGTTGTAATAATATTGTAGAGCCTTATATCTCTAAACAATGGTTTGTCAAAAAAGAAATTGCTCAAAAAAGCATAGAAAAAGTCGCTTTAAATAAGACGCAATTTTACCCTAGCCACTGGGTCAATAGCTTTAATGCGTGGATGAGAGATTTACGCGATTGGTGTATTTCAAGACAGCTTTGGTGGGGACATCAAATTCCTGTTTATTATTGTGAGTGTGGTAATGAGTGGGCAAGTGAAAACACACCTCAAGTTTGCCCAAAATGTAATGGTGTGAATTTTCATCAAGATAAAGATGTGTTAGATACTTGGTTTAGTTCGGGTCTTTGGGCTATGAGCACACTTGGCTGGGGAAATGAAAACTGGAGCGAAGGAACGCTTTACCAAAAAGAAGATTTGAAAAATTTTTATCCAAATTCTTTGCTGATTACGGGTTTTGATATTTTATTTTTCTGGGTCGCTAGAATGATGTTTTTAAGCACTGATGCCTTAGAAAATTTACCTTTTAAACACATTTATCTTCACGCCTTAGTCAAAGATGAGCAAGGGCGTAAAATGAGCAAAAGTCTTGGAAATGTCATCGACCCAAATGAGAGCATTAAAGAATATAGTGCCGACATTTTGCGTTTCACCCTTGCTTTGCTTGCGGTGCAGGGCAGAGATATCAAACTGAGTAATGATAAGCTTTTGCAAGTGAGAAATTTCACAAATAAAATTTATAACGCGACAAATTATCTTCTTTTAAATGAAAGAAAATTTGAGGATTTGGAAAATATCACGCTTCAAAATGAGCTTGCCAAATTCATTCACGCAAAATTTCAAGAATGCCTAAAACAAGTGAGGGAAAATTTAGAAAATTATCGTTTTAATGATGCGGCAAATTATCTTTATCGGTTTTTTTGGGATGATTTTTGTGATTGGGGGATTGAGCTTAGTAAAGCACAAAAGAATAGTGTAAAAGAGCTAGGAAGTATTTTTAAAGAAGCGTTAAAAGCCTTGCACCCTTTTATGCCTTTCATTAGTGAGTATGCTTATCATCGATTAAGCGGCACTGAAATCGAAACTACGCCTTCTATAATGATAAGTGCTTATCCAAATTTAGGTCCTAAAGATGAAAATATAGAACGCACTTTTTCTTTGCTCATAGAAAGCATTATTAGCATACGCCGTGCCAAAAGTTTGATAGAGCTTGGTAATGCTAAGATAGAAAAGGCTTACATCAAGCTTAATAATACTACAATGCAAGATGAAATAGAAAAGCATAAGAATTTTATCACTCTACTTGCAAAATGTGAGAATATAGAATTTATCACTCAAAAATTAGATAATGCAATTTGTGATGTGAGTGAAAATTTAGAAATTAATATTAAGCTTGATAATATAGACCTAAGTGCGATTATTTCAAGACTTGAAAATCAAAAATTAAAACTAGAGAAAGAATTTAGCAAAATTAATGCGATGTTAAGTAATGAGAAATTTCTATCCAAAGCACCAAAAGACATTATCCTACAAAATCAAAATGCCTTAAATAATCTTAAAGAGCAATTTGAAAAGGTGCAGATGGAACTTAAAAATTTAAGGGGTTAA